GAGGTGACCGTGATGCCCGAGCACGACGAGTCCCCGGAGCAGTCCGGGGTCGAGCCCCCACGTCGCGGACCCGAGCGCGACGAGCGCACCGGTCGCTCGGCGGCCGCAGCACGCATCGCCCACCAGGCCACCTGGGTCGACCAGCAGATCCGCCTGGCGATGGAGCGCGGGGACTTCGACGACCTGCCCGGAGCCGGCAAGCCGATCGAGGACCTCGGCGTCGAGCACGACCCCGACTGGTGGGTCAAGAAGCTCGTCGAGCGTGAGCAGATCGCCCTCCTCCCGCCGGCGCTGGCGATCCGCAAGGAGGACGCCGAGCTCGACGGACGGCTCGACCGCATCAACGTCGAGTCGGAGGTGCGTCGCGAGGTCGAGGAGTTCAACGCCCACGTGCGCCGCGCGCTCTACACCCCGCCCGTCGGTCCGTCCGGTCCCCCGGTCATCACCCGCCAGCGCGACGTCGACGCCGAGGTCGAGTCGTGGCGCGAGCGGCGTACGGCACGCATCGAGGCCCAGCGCGCGGCGCGGGCGGCCGCCCCGCCCGAGCCGACGAAGCGGCGGTGGTGGCGGCGCCGCTGACCGATCGGGCACTCCCCATGGCCCGAACGGACTACTTCAGCCCGATCGCCGGGTGACATCCCTCCGGGGCGCATAGCGTCCGTCAAGTTCGAGTTGACGCGATCCCCGGGGGAAGCATGTCCACGTCCTGGTCCACCACCGGCACGCGCCGCTTGGTCCACACCACTGTCGCCGCTGCGGTCGCCGCGGTCGCGCTCCAGGCGGTGCCCGCGAGCGCCGCCGTCTCCGAACCTCGGATCACCGGGCCCTCGGGTGACACCGGTCCCTCGGTCGAGCTCAGCTGGGAGCCGGTCGAGAAGGCCGTCGGCTACGAGGTGCGCGTCGACAACGACCCGGCCTTCGGCTCGGCGGAGTGGACGTCTGCCACCGTCAACACCGTCTCGGTGCCGACCAAGCTCCTCGGCAAGGGCCAGCAGTACATGGGCGTTCGGGCCAAGGACTCGACCGGCGCGTGGAGCGACTGGGCCACATCCGCCTTCACCGTCACCGCCGCCGCCGGGCCGGTGCTCCTCGGCCCGGACGACGGCATCACCCTCGCGCAGCCCGCGGACCCGCCGCTGCTGACCTGGGCCCCGGTCTCGGGGGCGGCGTCCTACACCGTCGAGGTCGACGACGAGCCCGGCTTCGTCAGCCCCAGCACCTACCCCACCGAGGCGACCGCGCTGGTGGTGCCGAACAACCAGGCGCCCGACGTCACCTACTACTGGCGGGTGCGCGCCGACCTCGCCGACGGCTTCTCCACCGACTACTCCGACGACCGCTCGTATACCGTCGCGCCGATCGTGCAGCCCACCATCATTGGTCCCTCGACCGACGAGGACGTCATCGATGTCGTGCTCGACTGGAGCCCGGTGCCGGGTGCGAAGTACTACGAGCTCGAGGTGGACGACGACGTCAACTTCGGCAGCCCGGTCGATTCGCAGCAGGTGCCGGCGCAGATCTACGGGACCCGCTTCTCTCCCAAGACGACCCTCGGCAACGGCCAGTACTACTGGCGCGTGCGGGCGCGCGACCTCGACAACAACCCGACGGAGTGGGTGCGCGTCTCGCCCGACGAGCACTACTTCTTCGATCGCCAGTGGCGTGACAAGCCTCAGCTGGTCTACCCCTATGACCCCGCGGGCACCCTCCAGCACGTCAGCAACGACCTCTACTACGAGTGGGAGCCCGTGCCCCACGCCTCCAACTACGAGGTCTGGCTCAGCACCGACCCGAACTTCACCGACGACCCGCTCGTCAACCCAAAGGTCACATGGAAGTGCGTCGTCGCCGGGACGACCTACACGCCGGGCGAGATCGGCCCGTCGGTCGACGCCTGCATGCCGTCGGCCGAGGACCGCGTCTACTACTGGAAGGTCCGGCCGATGGACCGTCCCTTCCGGACGACCGGGGTGGAGGGAATCTTCTCCGACCGGCAGAGCTTCGTCTACACCGACCAGGACGCGTTCTCGATCTCCACTCCTCAGAACGGCGCAACCGTCGAGGTCCCGACCCTGGCCTGGGCACCCATCAACGGGACGGAGACCTACGAGGTCAAGCTGCTCCAGGCCGGTGCGGTCATCAAGGCGGCGTCGACCCACTCGACTTCGTACACGCCCTTCGACCTGAAGCTCGACCCCGCCAAGGGCGCCTTCACGTGGGAGCTTCGCGCGCTGGACAAGGCACTGCGCACCACCCAGATCGCCTCGCGGACCTTCACGCTTTCGACTCCTCCTGACACGTCTACTCCGCTCGAGCTCTTTCCGGGGCCCGCAACCTACGACGCGCCCCACTTGCGTTGGGGTGCCATGACCGGTGCGGAGTACTACCGGATCGACATCGCAGACGCAGCGACCGGCTCGCCGTACGCCGACGGCGTGGCGCCGATCCTCGCTGCCAAGCTCTACTACCCCTCCGCTACCGACACCTCGGTGAAGTTCCTCGACGAGGGGACCTACCTGTGGTGGGTGACCGCCTACAGCAAGGACAACCAGGTCCTGGGCACGAGCTCGAACGAGAGCTTCGTCGTCCAGCCGCTCGGGCCCGTCACGGGCCAGCGGCTGGCCCTCAGCGGTTCCAGCCTGGATGCGGGCGCCGCCTGCACCGAGACCCTGAGCAACAGCGGCGCACTCTGTGACGGCGTACCCGCCACTCCGGTCCTTGACTGGGACCCGGTGCCCTACGCATCCGAGTACCGCGTGCGCGTCTCCCGAGACCCCGACTTCACCAGCGGTGAGCTCGCCGGTAACCCGCCAAGGACCGTGAACACCCGTTGGGCTCCGCGCGCCGGCTACCCCTTCCTCGCGCTCGAGGAGAGCCAGGCCAACAACGCCTACTACTGGTTCATCCAGCCCTGCAAGTCGGCCATCCAGTGCGGCCCCGACCCGGAGTCGACCATCAACCCGTCCCGTCACGCGTTCAGGAAGAGCTCTCCTCAGGTGCAGCTGCTGTCACCCGCCAAGGACGCAACGACGGTGACCACCGAGGTCACCTTCGAGTGGACCGACTACTTCGACACCAACCGCGCCGCGGTCTACGACGCTACGGACGAGCTGAGCTACCAGTCCGCGATGCGCTACCGCCTTCAGGTAGACGACGACCCAGCCTTTGGTTCACCGATCGACGATGTTCTCGTCGACCAGACCACCTACACGGCAGCCGACCGGCTCTACCGCGAAGGTCCATTGTGGTGGCGCGTTCGCGCGATCGACGCGAACAACAACGCTCTCGCATGGTCAGAAACTCGCGCCTTCGCGACGAAGAGCCCGGTCCCGACGCTGACCTCGCCGGTCGTGACAGACGGGAAGGTCCCCGTCGTCACCGGCGCGGTGCCGTTCCGCTGGGAGGCACTGCCCTTCGCCGGTGGCTACGACGTGCAGGTCGCGGCCAACGCCGACCGCAACTTCTCCGGCGCCAACCTCAAGGTCAACGTCCTCGGCGCGAAGCGATCCGCCTTCACGACCGGGTCCACCGTGTCCCCGACGGTCCAGACCCTGCAGGCCGCCGACAGCTCCTACGTGTGGCGCGTGCGTCGCGTCGACCCGGACGGCAACAGGGGCGACTGGTCCGCGGTCGGCGAGTTCAAGGTCCAGCTCAAGCAGCCCACACTGACGGCCCCCGCTGCCGGCACGTCCGTCGGGCCACGCGGCCTGGTGCTGCGCTGGGGTGCGGTCGCCGAGGCGAGCAAGTATCGCGTCGAGCTCCGCGCCCAGGGCTCCTACCCCACCACCACGACCACCCCTGCCACCTCCTGGGCGCCGCCGACGGCGATGAAGGTCGGCACGACCTACGAATGGCGCGTCGCGTCGGTCGATGTGGACGGCCGCTACGCCGACCCCGGCGCGTGGCGCACCTTCACCATCGGCGGCGTGCCCACCGCCACGACCCCGCCCTCCATCGACGGGACCGGCGTCTTCGACACGACCCTGGTCGCGGTCGCGCCGACATGGAGCACGCCCGACACCACCAACACCTACCAGTGGCGCCGCAACGGCGCACCCGTCGAGGGCGCGAGCGGACCGACGTACGTCGTCCGCGCGCAGGACGTCGGTGCCTCGATCACCGTCGTGGCCACCGGCACCTCGGCGGAGTTCGGCACCGGCACCTCGACCAGCGCCGCCGTCACCGGCAAGCCCGGCGCCGGCGCCACCGTCACGACCGCGCCCACGATCTCCGGCACCGGCAGGGTCGGCACCACGTTGACCTCGACGTCCGTCGCCTGGGACCCCGCCGAGACCGAGACGACGCTGCAGTGGATGCGCAACGGCACCGCGATCTCCAGCGCCACGTCGGCGACGTACACCGTCGCGCCCGGCGACCTCAACGCCTCGATCACGCTGCGCGCCACCGGCGCACTGCCGGGCCGCGAACCGACCACTGCGTCGAGCAACGCCATCACGGCGCGTGAGGGGGCGGCACCCACGGCCACGACCCCACCGAGGATCCAGGGCATCCCCAAGGTCGGCGCCGTCGTCACCGGCACCCCGCCGGCCTGGGAGCAGCAGGGCGTCCAGCAGAGCATCCAGTGGCTGCGCAACGGACAGCCGATCAGCGGCCAGACGAACTCGTCCTACACCGTGCGGCCCGAGGACCTCGGCGCGTCGCTGACGGTCCGCTACACCGGAGTGCTGCCCGGTCGCACAGCGGCCGTCCTCGCCAGTGCACCGGTCACCGGCCTGCTCGGCGACGCACCGCGGGCCACGTCGTCGCCGACGGTCTCCGGCACCCGCAAGGTCGGCACCACCCTGACCG
This sequence is a window from Nocardioides sp. S5. Protein-coding genes within it:
- a CDS encoding DUF1992 domain-containing protein is translated as MPEHDESPEQSGVEPPRRGPERDERTGRSAAAARIAHQATWVDQQIRLAMERGDFDDLPGAGKPIEDLGVEHDPDWWVKKLVEREQIALLPPALAIRKEDAELDGRLDRINVESEVRREVEEFNAHVRRALYTPPVGPSGPPVITRQRDVDAEVESWRERRTARIEAQRAARAAAPPEPTKRRWWRRR
- a CDS encoding Ig-like domain repeat protein, encoding MSTSWSTTGTRRLVHTTVAAAVAAVALQAVPASAAVSEPRITGPSGDTGPSVELSWEPVEKAVGYEVRVDNDPAFGSAEWTSATVNTVSVPTKLLGKGQQYMGVRAKDSTGAWSDWATSAFTVTAAAGPVLLGPDDGITLAQPADPPLLTWAPVSGAASYTVEVDDEPGFVSPSTYPTEATALVVPNNQAPDVTYYWRVRADLADGFSTDYSDDRSYTVAPIVQPTIIGPSTDEDVIDVVLDWSPVPGAKYYELEVDDDVNFGSPVDSQQVPAQIYGTRFSPKTTLGNGQYYWRVRARDLDNNPTEWVRVSPDEHYFFDRQWRDKPQLVYPYDPAGTLQHVSNDLYYEWEPVPHASNYEVWLSTDPNFTDDPLVNPKVTWKCVVAGTTYTPGEIGPSVDACMPSAEDRVYYWKVRPMDRPFRTTGVEGIFSDRQSFVYTDQDAFSISTPQNGATVEVPTLAWAPINGTETYEVKLLQAGAVIKAASTHSTSYTPFDLKLDPAKGAFTWELRALDKALRTTQIASRTFTLSTPPDTSTPLELFPGPATYDAPHLRWGAMTGAEYYRIDIADAATGSPYADGVAPILAAKLYYPSATDTSVKFLDEGTYLWWVTAYSKDNQVLGTSSNESFVVQPLGPVTGQRLALSGSSLDAGAACTETLSNSGALCDGVPATPVLDWDPVPYASEYRVRVSRDPDFTSGELAGNPPRTVNTRWAPRAGYPFLALEESQANNAYYWFIQPCKSAIQCGPDPESTINPSRHAFRKSSPQVQLLSPAKDATTVTTEVTFEWTDYFDTNRAAVYDATDELSYQSAMRYRLQVDDDPAFGSPIDDVLVDQTTYTAADRLYREGPLWWRVRAIDANNNALAWSETRAFATKSPVPTLTSPVVTDGKVPVVTGAVPFRWEALPFAGGYDVQVAANADRNFSGANLKVNVLGAKRSAFTTGSTVSPTVQTLQAADSSYVWRVRRVDPDGNRGDWSAVGEFKVQLKQPTLTAPAAGTSVGPRGLVLRWGAVAEASKYRVELRAQGSYPTTTTTPATSWAPPTAMKVGTTYEWRVASVDVDGRYADPGAWRTFTIGGVPTATTPPSIDGTGVFDTTLVAVAPTWSTPDTTNTYQWRRNGAPVEGASGPTYVVRAQDVGASITVVATGTSAEFGTGTSTSAAVTGKPGAGATVTTAPTISGTGRVGTTLTSTSVAWDPAETETTLQWMRNGTAISSATSATYTVAPGDLNASITLRATGALPGREPTTASSNAITAREGAAPTATTPPRIQGIPKVGAVVTGTPPAWEQQGVQQSIQWLRNGQPISGQTNSSYTVRPEDLGASLTVRYTGVLPGRTAAVLASAPVTGLLGDAPRATSSPTVSGTRKVGTTLTGSPPTWNLTGVQQSIQWLRDGQPVTGQTTSSYTVRPEDLDSSLAVRYTGTLAGRASGTATSTAVVAQIGDAPTASVLPSVSGPRKVDTVLVAVPPTWNLPGVEQTIQWMRNGQPVAGGTGTTYAVRVDDVNASLTVRFTGTLPGRTTGTATSPPVTGVIGDAPTSPSLAAPSGTGRVGTALQAVEATWTPSTVTQTRQWLVEGQPVAGETGPTYVVRAADAGRRISVRVTATMPGHAPGTVTSAAVLATAEPTTTTTPTPTPTPTPAPATVASRTVLKAPSSVRVAKRAVVKIKVSATGIASPTGVVKIYAGRKLVAKVRLKAGAAGAAKVRLAKLAAGRYKLRADYGGMSGAKASSSKVVRIKVVR